AAAGAGCATGTTCCAAACCCCTTACACCTCCCAGAGCAACTGAATGGATTAGTGGCAACTTTCTCTGATACGGTAGTTCCTTTTTTGGTGATGCTGGGTGTGGGTACGCGACTGGTACTATTGCCCACAATTGGGGTAACTGCAATAGGGTATTTTGTTGTGCATAGAAAAGATTCGCTGGAGGTAAGGGATGTTCCATATATGTATACGCTTTCTTTATTGTTCCTTTGTGCTGTAGGGCCTGGAACTTATGCTGTAGACAGTTATTTGCTGCAAACATTTTTTAACTAAATAAACAGATATGGAAATTAAGAAAAGTATAGGGTTTGTAACACTGGTACTCACTATAGTTGCCGGTTATTGCGATACCATCACATTTGTGGCGGCTGATAAAATTTTTTCTGCCCATGTAACCGGAAACTTTATCGTTTTTGCTTATCAGATGATTAAAGGTGCAGAACCAGATTCATGGGTCAAGTTGTTAACCTTTCCTGTTTTTTTGCTTGCTGTGATGACCGGGGGCTGGATTTCATCAAGAATAAGAAATCATCATTTTTTGTTGTGTTGTGAAGGGATACTTCTGATTTTGGCTGGTGCCCTGGCGTATGTACTTTGTGATACTGAAAGCGAGCTGACCACAATTTCTATGTATGTTGTAACCATGATAGTGGTCTTTGCAATGGGCTTTCAGAATGCTTTTGGAAAACTGTTTGCGAAAGAAACACATGGCCCAACAACCATGATGACAGGGAATGTAACCCAGGTAGCGCTGGACCTTAGTGGTTTGTTTGCGACTGGGTTTACCGGTGCAGATTACTGGGTAAGTTTAAAGAAAGGCTTAATTACCCTTGCCGGGTTTTTAATAGGATGTGTGTTGGGAGCAATTGCCGGGCAATGGTATGGTCTGGCGGGGGTGGTTTTGCCTGGCGTGGCAATGGTGATTTGCTATTTTTCTACACCTGCACAAGAAGGAGTATAAAATGGAAAAAGAAACAGGAAGAATAGAAGCCTTTAGCGATGGTGTATTTGCCATTGCAATAACCTTACTGGTATTGGAACTCCATATTCCTGAACTTAAAGAAGGAGAGGGGCCAAAAGACCTGCTGTTTAAACTGGTAGCGCAGTGGCCCGGTTACCTGGCTTTTATGCTTTCGTTTTTTAGCATTTTCATCATGTGGGTAAATCACCACAAGCTCTTTAAACAGATTTACAAAAGAAACACCGCCATTATGTTTTCTAATGGCATCATCCTTTTTCTGGTATGTTGTGTTTCTTATACCAGCGCATTAATGGCCAATTTTTACGATACACCTTCCCGGCAATTGACCATAACTATTTACAGCGGTACTTTTGTACTGGTTAACCTTTCTTATAACTTGTGCTGGTTTTTGGCTTCAAGGGACCGGAGTTTGCTGAGGCCGGAGCTTGGAGAAACTGAAATTAAAAAAATCAGAAACAATTACTTTTACGGACTGCCCACTTATCTGGCAGCATTTGCGCTCTCCTTTTATTTTTCCGTCACCGCACTCGCAATTAATGTTTTATTGTGGGTTTTCTGGGCAGGATCTTCAGGCAAAATAGAAGTCAAAAACAAAATGATGGCAAAAAGCTTTTTTAAAACAAATAACTAAATTCATAATCAACATTAAAATCAGGAAAACATGAGTGTAATTACAGTTAAAGACGGTACACAAATTTATTACAAAGATTGGGGCACAGGACAACCAATTGTATTTCATCACGGATGGCCTTTATCAGCAGACGATTGGGATGCCCAAATGATGTTTTTTCTGGTTAAGGGCTATAGGGTAATTGCACATGACCGCAGAGGACATGGACGCTCCGGACAAAGCTCTGGCGGAAATGATATGGATACCTATGTGGCAGACATTGCTGAATTAACAGCAGCACTGGATTTAAAAGATGCCATTCATATTGGTCATTCAACTGGTGGCGGCGAGGTGATCCGTTACGTTGCCAAACATGGAAAAGGTCGTGTAGCTAAGGCGGTATTGATTAGTGCCGTTACACCCATTATGGTTCAAAATGATAGCAATCCAGAAGGTGTGTCATTATCTGTATTTGATGAAATACGCTTAGGAACTGGATTTAACAGGGCACAGTATTACTACGATTTCCCTATCGCCTTTTATGGCTGGAACCGCGAGGGTAAAACAGTTGCCGAGGGAATTAAGCATAACTGGTGGCGTCAGGGTATGATGGGCTCGGTAAAAGCGCATTATGAAGGCATCAAAGCTTTCTCTGAATCAGATTTCACTGAGGATCTTAAAAGTGTAGAGATTCCGGTGCTGGTAATGCATGGCGAAGACGATCAAATTGTGCCTTATGGCCAGGCTCCCAGAGCTGCAAAACTCCTTAAGGATGGAAAACTGATTTCTTACCCGGGTTTTCCTCATGGCATGCCTACTACGGAAGCAGATACCATCAATAAAGATCTTTTAGCCTTTATTGAATCCTAAATTTCCAAATACCCCATGTTATAGAAGTCTGCTGTCAGTGATAGCAGGCTTTTTTAATATAAGGGGCTATTCTTATTTAGTGTGTTGTAAAAGGTACTGTAAATTAACGGTTGTCTAAAAATTTATGGTTATAAAAACCCTGCCAAAATTTGTTTTTCTGAAAAAACAAATTTTTTTATACTTAAATCACCTTAAATTGATGCTTATTCCCATTTAGGAGTGTGTATTGGAACATTTGTTGTAAAATGTATTTTGAAAAACAAAAATACATCTACCTATGAATAACTTAACTTTCAATACCCAGGTTTGCAGCCTCCGCCCTTCTTTAAGTCAGTTTGCGTTGAAATTTACACAAAATTTTGATGATGCAGATGATCTGGTTCAGGATACTTTACTTAAAGCAATGCGTTATGAAGGCATGTATAAAGAAGGCACTAATCTTAAGGGCTGGTTATACACCATCATGAAAAATACTTTTATCAACAATTACAGAAGCTCCACCAAAAGAAATCAGGTGATGGATACCTCTGAAGATTTAAATTCTGCTCAGTTGTCCAAAAGCGCGTCCAATAATGCTGGTGAAAACAAGTTTATACAAGAAGACATCAATAAAGCAATGGGTGCCTTACAGGCAGATTATTACGTTCCTTTTATCAAGTATTTTCAAGGCTTCAAATATCATGAGATTGCCGAAGAACTTGATATCCCGATAGGAACGGTTAAAACCAGAATCCATGTGGCCAGAAAAATTCTGAAAGCCAACCTTAAAATGTACAGCCAGGAATTTGGTAATAAAAGGTACATCGATTAACAAGTTCATCAATACCGCAAACCCTGGTACTTTATAATGGAAAAATTAAGTAGGCTTATAGGTGCTGCCCGCTCTGGCGACCTTGATATTTTGAGAGAAATGATTGCCGATGGGGCTGACTTGGATTGGAAGGATGAGAAGGGATATACGCCACTAATCATTTCATGTTATAACAATAAAATTGAGGCTGCTGCTTTATTGATTAAAGCAGGTGCCAATGTAGATGCTTGTGATATTGGTGGCAATACGGCCTTAATGGGTGTAAGTTTTAAGGGTTACCCGCACATTGTCAATTTGCTAATTGATCATGGCGCTAATGTTGATTTACAACATGGGAATGGAGGAACAGCATTAATGTTTGCTGCAATGTTTGGACGTAACGATGTATTAAAGATTTTAATTGATAAAGGGGCTGATAAAAGCCTTGTAGACGTACGCGGTCTTTCTGTATTTGATCTGGCCGCGCAGCAGGGCAATGAAGAAGCATTAAGCTTGCTCTATAAAGATTGATCATAAAAAAAGGCCGCTCATAGCGACCTTTTTTTATGAATGACTTATGCCGGAATTTTTCTGGGCACTTCCCGCTCCCAAAAACGATGCTGAGCGATAGCCGTGATAAATTGTTTTGCCAATTTGCCCGCATGGTCTCCAATGACAATTCCTTCTTTTAATACGGTTTCATCACTAAAGTCCGTAGGTAGTTTTTTAATGAAATAGGTAGCTTCTAAAACCTGCATTGCCCCAGTATCTGCTGCAATGGCTTTGCAATGTTTAAAAGACTCATTAAGGAAATGAATAGCATCTGCGTCTGCTTCCAGACTGGCAACGCTGTTGGTTCCACCGGGGACATACACAGCATCAAACAATACAGAGGCAGCGCCCAAAAAGCTTTGGTCTACCTCAATGTTTTCATCCTTTGTACCAATAATGTAGTTAAGTCTTGGTGCAATCACTTCCACCACGGCACCTTCAGCTTCTAACGCTTTTTTTACCGTAAGCAGCGATTTTGCATCTACACCATCAGCAGCCAGGATGGCTATTTTCCTGCTTTTAATGGTATTTTTTATGGTGCCCGCCATACTTAGTGCAGCTGATTTGTCCAGTGATCCTTCAACTTGCACCGACTGGTAGTCTGCCGCGTTTGCATCGGCGGGAATACTTTGGTTGCCTGGCAAATCTGCTTTTTCAGGTAAATGCAACCTTAACCCGAAGGCCACTTCTGCCGCTAATCCTTTGTCAATCTGTTCCAGGATCCCCAACATTCTAACCCTGATGGCGATAGTTTTTACTTTTCCAAGTTCAAAGGTAAGTGCATCAATAAGGTGGTTTTTTTCTGGGTCGGACTGGCTATTGAAAAACAGGCGTGCCTGACTAAAGTGATCAAAAAAGCTTTTACTTCTGGCTCGTACCTTATGTGCTTCTATACGTTCTCCATAACTTACAAAACCGCCATCCGCCTCTTTTACCTGGGCGGGGTCATTATTGCCGAGGGAATTGGGGCTATAGCTTACTTTACCTTTGTTGATGGTTTGACGCATATGACCATCGCGCTGATTGTTGTGGACGCCCACAACAGGGCGGTTGATGGGGATTTCATGAAAATTTGGACCACCCAGACGCAACAACTGCGTATCAGTATAAGAGAACAAGCGGCCTTGTAACAATGGATCGTTTGTGAAATCTATTCCGGGAACAATATTTCCCAGGTGAAAAGCCACCTGTTCTGTCTCGGCAAAGAAGTTGTCAGGATTGCGGTTAAGTGTCATTTTACCCACACGCTGTACTGGTACTAGTTCCTCTGGGATTAATTTTGTAGGATCTAAAAGATCAAAATCGAATTTGAATTCATCCTCTTCAGGAACTACCTGAATTCCCAATTCCCATTCTGGAAAGGCACCACTTTCTATGGCATCCCAAAGATCCCTGCGATGAAAATCAGGGTCTTTACCCGAAATATTTTGTGCTTCGTCCCATGCTACCGAATGCACACCTAACAGTGGCTTCCAATGGAATTTCACAAAGCTTGATTTCCCTTCAGCATCAATTAAACGGAAGGTGTGGACACCAAAGCCCTCCATCATTCTATAACTTCTTGGAATGGCCCTGTCACTCATTGCCCACATGATCATGTGCGCAGATTCTGGTACCAGAGAGATAAAATCCCAAAAGGTATCATGGGCAGAAGCCGCCTGTGGTATTTCATTGTCAGGTTCTGGCTTAACAGCATGTATCAGATCAGGAAATTTCAAGGCATCCTGAATAAAAAATACAGGCATGTTGTTGCCTACTAAATCAAAATTGCCTTCCTGAGTGTAAAATCTAACAGCGAAGCCGCGAACATCTCTTGCCAGATCGGTAGAGCCTTTTGAGCCGGCTACGGTAGAGAAACGTACAAATACAGGTGTTTCCAATGCTGGGTCGAGCAGGAATTTTGCCTTTGTTACCGCAGCTAAAGATTCATATACTTTGAAAGTTCCATGCGCACCAGATCCCCTGGCATGAACTACCCGTTCGGGGATGCGCTCATGATCAAAATGAGTGATCTTTTCCCTGAGTACAAAATCTTCCAATAAAGTAGCTCCACGGTCGCCTGCTTTTAAAGAGTTTTGGTCGTCATTGATCTTTAACCCTGTGTTTGTGGTCATTGCCTGGTTGGTCGCGTCAGCAGTATGCTCGGCCAGCTTTTCGGTTTTTGTATTTTCCGGCTGTTGCACCAAATGCTTATCTATTGCAGTTTCTGTTCCTAATTTAGGAGGTGTGTTTTTCTTGCTCATGTGGATTGGATTAAGCTTCTTCAGCCGCTTTATAATTTACGCTGCTTTCTGCAACATCGGATAGTTTTTGATCGGCGGCCTTTTCTTCCGCTAAAGTCTGGGCCAGCAATTCTGCAACCTCATCAAGACCAAGTGTCACCGCAAGCTGGTATATGCCGCCATAAGTGGCAATTTCATAATGCTCTACTTTTTGCGAGGCCAGTATAATCCCTACATCTCTGGTTGCAGTTCCGGCTTCTGTACTTTCAACAATGCCTTCGGCCTCTTTGGAAAGTCCTTCCATCGCATCACATTTTTTTGCCTGTACTTTTTGGCCCAAAAGCCCAAATACCTTTTCCAGTCTGCTTACATGTACTTTCGTTTCTTCAAGGTGGTCGCCAATTGCAGTAGTCAACTCAGGGGAGCTGGCAGACTGCTGCATTTTAGGCAGGGATTTTACCAAATGGTTTTCTGCCCAATAAATGTCTTTGATGCAATCAAGAAATAATTCCATTAAAGCAGGCTCTGCTATGGGGTTGGTTTTGGTGCTGAACTTGGCATCACCGGATTTTTGTTGTTTCATAGTATGGTAGGCTATTTACCTACCACAACACAACTCTTAGGTTTATGTTTGTCCTTCTTAGCAATAATGTAAGAAAGGGGGATTTGACTTATATATTAAGGTGTTAGCAGTAATTTGCCAGGGTGCAATGTCGTCAGTTTAAAGGCAGGCTAAAATGAAATGTTGAACCTTGATCGGGTTCACTTTCTACCCATATTTTTCCATGATGATGGTTAATGATCTCTGAGCAAAGGTAGAGCCCAATTCCAAATCCAGAGATGAGATGCATTTGGTTGCTTTCTACCCGGTAAAAGCGGTCAAAAAGTTTTGGAATATCAGCAGCAGCAATACCCATTCCAAAGTCTTTTACACTGATTTGAGCTGCAGAGGCGGTGGTTTGACACTGTATTTCTATTTTTTTTATGCCATTAGGCGAATATTTAATGGCATTGCTGATCATATTTGAAATCACCGATCCAATTTTATCGCGGTCGGCTTTTACAAGAACAGGCGCGCAAGGTTTAAATATAATTTCGTGAGCGGTAGAAAGTAGTTCTGCCTCTTCAATATTTTCTCTAACCAGCTCATCCAAATAGAACTCCTGTAGCACGAGATGAATTTTGCCCGATTCTAGTCGGGAGATGTTTAGAAACCCATTGATCAGGGTAGTCATTCTTTTTACCTGGTCAGTAACTTTGCTCAGTACATTTATAGCAAAGGAATCCTCCTGTTTTTTAGCCTTGGAATGTAAGATTTGTGCATAGCCATTTAAGGAGGTTAATGGGGTTTTCAATTCATGACTTACCATCCCAATAAAATCATTCTTCCGCTGCTCATCTTGTTTTTGTTCAGTAATGTCCATTACTACACCAGAAAATATAGTATAGTTGCCCTGGTTATCCTGATGAATTTTACCCAATGAGCGTAACCATATGATTTTCTCGTCGTTAAATCGTCTCATGGTATAAGTCATATCGTAAACTCCACCATGAGTAATGGCTTGCTCAATTTCCCATTCCAGTTTTTGCCTGTAATCATCTGTTACCCGGGAGATGGCCTGCTCATAGGTCATTGGCTCAGAACCTTCATATCCAAATAAAACAGCAAGTGTTGGGTTGTATTCTAATGCGTTAGTTGCAGCATTAATATACCATGAGCCCATTCTGGCCGCTTCAATGGCCAGTCCAAGTTTAACCTCTGCACTTTCTTTTTCGTTACGTGCATTGACCAGGTCAGTTACATTTGTAGCTACGATAATCACCTCTTCAATGCTGTCCTGGCTTGTTTTTACTGGTTTAAAAATGAAGTTAAAATAACCGTCTTCCGGCTGCCCATCTGATTCAAATTGCGCACGAACCTCATTTCCATAATACGTTTCGCCAGATCTGGATACCATTTTTAACAACTCCTGTAATGGCCGTCGCTCTTGCTCAGATAAGGCTGCCCGGAGTGATTTCCCTATAATGTCTGATTGTTTGTTCAGGATCTTAAGCCCTTCATCATTTACAGCATCAATGACATAATCTGTTCCTTTTAAAACACAAATGGCCACAGGTGCCTCTATAATCAGGTTCCGGAACCGGGCTTCGCTCCTGGCTAGTACAGCAATTAACCGGTCCTGGTTTTCCTGAGCTTCATGCAATTCCTCGTTTGTGGCAGCAAGCTCTTCGTTAGCGGCCGACAGCTCTTCATTAATGGCTGATTGCTCTTCCATTAATTGTTGTTCACGGATCCGTGCAAGTGCACGGCCGGTCACGTCAATAGTCAAAGCCACTATGCTGTGTGTGTTACCCTGATTATCTTTAATTGGGGTGTAAGAAAAATCTCTGTATACAGGAGTTTTAACACCATCTATGATCAGTTCTGCATAGGCTTCGCTTTTGCTAAACGGGCTTCCCGTAACATATACTTCATTTAATATCTCTGGAAATTCCTGATCCAGGAGCTCGGGCATAACTTCCGTTAGCGGTTTGCCAATGATGTTCTTTTTACGCTTCCATAATTGCAGCAGTTTAGCATTAACCAGCTCAAGATTCATTTCAGCGCCTTTAAGTACACATATACCTGCGGGCACTTCATTGAGAATGGTTTCCATGAGAATATGCTGCGATGTCAATTCGGCTTGCGCCAGAAGAAGGTCTGCTGTTCTCAATGATACCTTATTCTCCAGTTCATTGTTCAGCTCCTGTAAGTTTTCCTGAGATTGCCTCAGGTTTTCTATGGTGGCATTGAGTTCTTCATTTGCTGCGGCAAGTTCTTCGTTGGTGGCCGCAAGTTCTTCCTGCAGCGATTGCTCATTGGCCTTTGCCAAATCCAACTGCTTTTGAATAAGAAGGTGTTCGGTTACATCGGTTACGCTAATCACTGCATAGGCTCCGCTGCCATTGACTTCTATAACCGGAAGCAGTTCCAGCTTCCACCACCGCTGAATGCGCAGGCCATTGCTGATGATAAAAGTTTCAAATTCAGGTATGTTGGTCTGTTCATTATTTTGTATGGCATACGCCAGGCAACTATCTAAAAGTTGTTGTTGTCCATTTGTTCCATCTTTTTCCAGCTTCAATAAGTCAAAAAGCGATTGACCTGAGGCATGTGCTTCCGCTATGCCGGTTAATCTTGAAAAGGAATCGTTAATTGAAATGACCGTGTAAACTGAAGCATCTGTTCTAACAATGATGCGCGGAACATTCATTGTAAAGTACGCCCTGAAGAATGTGTCTTTTAATTTTTCCATCAAAATTAGCCCAATAAGGGCGAAGATAAATAAGCTATAGGTAATATACCAACTCTGTACTTCTTTTTGAGCTATTTAAAATGATATTGTAAGTTTAAATAGCTATTTAATGGAGATAAATGTAAGAAACGTTCTAAATAACGGCGCTTCTTTATTTTTATTTGACTAAATTTGATGGTCATGAAAAAATAGGTGATGAATATCATTTTTGTTTAAAAGTGGTTGTTTTATTTTTGGAAGGCAGTATAACTTAGGTATTTTCATATTTTCTGTTAATCTTGAAAACCTAATCGTTAAATTTTTATTTGTAAGGTATGAGTATTACTATAACTAACAGTGTGTTTTCAACATTCATTGAAAACTTCAGGACTAATTTGAAGCAATTGTTTCATCAAACATATAACATTGATGAACTAAGTGCTGAACGGGGATTGCCTGCTGATTTGCTGGATGGAATTATGAAAATGCGTCCGCTGTCTGTAGCTATTCCTGAAGAATATGGTGGACGTGGTGTTATCGTAAAGGAATGCCTCAGCGTATTGGCTGCGGCATCGTATGAGTCTCTTCCTTTATCGCTTACGTTCGGCATTAACATCGCCTTGTTTTTAGAGCCGCTTTCTAAATACGGTGACTCTTCTGTTAAGATGGGTGTTTTTAGCCGTTTTCTGGAAAATCAGAACATGGGTGGTTTAATGATTACCGAACCCAATTATGGAAGTGATGCCTTAAATATGAAAACCAGTAATAAATTAACCCCGGATGGCTATCATATTAAAGGGACTAAACACTGGCAGGGACTTACTGGCATGGCAGATTACTGGCTGATTGCGAGCCGGAAAGAAAATGACAATGGTGAACTGGGACGGGACATAGATTTTTTTCTGTGCGACAATACATTGCCGGGACAGCAAATCAAAGTAACGGAATACTACGATAATCCTGGTTTGTTAATGATCCCTTATGGCTTAAATGAACTAGACATCGTAGTTCCGGAGTACCATAAATTGAAACCAGAGAGTACAGGCATTAAAATGATGCTTGATATTTTACATAGGAGCAGGCTGCAATTTCCGGGAATGGGAATGGGCTTTATCCATAGGATGCTGGATGAGGCGGTGCAACATTGCAACAACAGAATTGTAGGCGGAAGCAACCTGCTGGCGATGGATAATGTGCAGTTTCAAATCACCAGGTTACAATCAGCCTATACCATTTGCTCTGCAATGTGTGCCCGCAGCAGTGCAATCAG
The nucleotide sequence above comes from Pedobacter sp. MC2016-14. Encoded proteins:
- a CDS encoding DoxX family protein, which translates into the protein MNIETLIKTLLYSDLGSEFNNIAILIFRMLLMLELFRVHGLKKFRVENGHKEHVPNPLHLPEQLNGLVATFSDTVVPFLVMLGVGTRLVLLPTIGVTAIGYFVVHRKDSLEVRDVPYMYTLSLLFLCAVGPGTYAVDSYLLQTFFN
- a CDS encoding YoaK family protein, coding for MEIKKSIGFVTLVLTIVAGYCDTITFVAADKIFSAHVTGNFIVFAYQMIKGAEPDSWVKLLTFPVFLLAVMTGGWISSRIRNHHFLLCCEGILLILAGALAYVLCDTESELTTISMYVVTMIVVFAMGFQNAFGKLFAKETHGPTTMMTGNVTQVALDLSGLFATGFTGADYWVSLKKGLITLAGFLIGCVLGAIAGQWYGLAGVVLPGVAMVICYFSTPAQEGV
- a CDS encoding TMEM175 family protein is translated as MEKETGRIEAFSDGVFAIAITLLVLELHIPELKEGEGPKDLLFKLVAQWPGYLAFMLSFFSIFIMWVNHHKLFKQIYKRNTAIMFSNGIILFLVCCVSYTSALMANFYDTPSRQLTITIYSGTFVLVNLSYNLCWFLASRDRSLLRPELGETEIKKIRNNYFYGLPTYLAAFALSFYFSVTALAINVLLWVFWAGSSGKIEVKNKMMAKSFFKTNN
- a CDS encoding alpha/beta fold hydrolase, coding for MSVITVKDGTQIYYKDWGTGQPIVFHHGWPLSADDWDAQMMFFLVKGYRVIAHDRRGHGRSGQSSGGNDMDTYVADIAELTAALDLKDAIHIGHSTGGGEVIRYVAKHGKGRVAKAVLISAVTPIMVQNDSNPEGVSLSVFDEIRLGTGFNRAQYYYDFPIAFYGWNREGKTVAEGIKHNWWRQGMMGSVKAHYEGIKAFSESDFTEDLKSVEIPVLVMHGEDDQIVPYGQAPRAAKLLKDGKLISYPGFPHGMPTTEADTINKDLLAFIES
- a CDS encoding RNA polymerase sigma factor, which produces MNNLTFNTQVCSLRPSLSQFALKFTQNFDDADDLVQDTLLKAMRYEGMYKEGTNLKGWLYTIMKNTFINNYRSSTKRNQVMDTSEDLNSAQLSKSASNNAGENKFIQEDINKAMGALQADYYVPFIKYFQGFKYHEIAEELDIPIGTVKTRIHVARKILKANLKMYSQEFGNKRYID
- a CDS encoding ankyrin repeat domain-containing protein gives rise to the protein MEKLSRLIGAARSGDLDILREMIADGADLDWKDEKGYTPLIISCYNNKIEAAALLIKAGANVDACDIGGNTALMGVSFKGYPHIVNLLIDHGANVDLQHGNGGTALMFAAMFGRNDVLKILIDKGADKSLVDVRGLSVFDLAAQQGNEEALSLLYKD
- a CDS encoding catalase; amino-acid sequence: MSKKNTPPKLGTETAIDKHLVQQPENTKTEKLAEHTADATNQAMTTNTGLKINDDQNSLKAGDRGATLLEDFVLREKITHFDHERIPERVVHARGSGAHGTFKVYESLAAVTKAKFLLDPALETPVFVRFSTVAGSKGSTDLARDVRGFAVRFYTQEGNFDLVGNNMPVFFIQDALKFPDLIHAVKPEPDNEIPQAASAHDTFWDFISLVPESAHMIMWAMSDRAIPRSYRMMEGFGVHTFRLIDAEGKSSFVKFHWKPLLGVHSVAWDEAQNISGKDPDFHRRDLWDAIESGAFPEWELGIQVVPEEDEFKFDFDLLDPTKLIPEELVPVQRVGKMTLNRNPDNFFAETEQVAFHLGNIVPGIDFTNDPLLQGRLFSYTDTQLLRLGGPNFHEIPINRPVVGVHNNQRDGHMRQTINKGKVSYSPNSLGNNDPAQVKEADGGFVSYGERIEAHKVRARSKSFFDHFSQARLFFNSQSDPEKNHLIDALTFELGKVKTIAIRVRMLGILEQIDKGLAAEVAFGLRLHLPEKADLPGNQSIPADANAADYQSVQVEGSLDKSAALSMAGTIKNTIKSRKIAILAADGVDAKSLLTVKKALEAEGAVVEVIAPRLNYIIGTKDENIEVDQSFLGAASVLFDAVYVPGGTNSVASLEADADAIHFLNESFKHCKAIAADTGAMQVLEATYFIKKLPTDFSDETVLKEGIVIGDHAGKLAKQFITAIAQHRFWEREVPRKIPA
- a CDS encoding ferritin-like domain-containing protein; amino-acid sequence: MKQQKSGDAKFSTKTNPIAEPALMELFLDCIKDIYWAENHLVKSLPKMQQSASSPELTTAIGDHLEETKVHVSRLEKVFGLLGQKVQAKKCDAMEGLSKEAEGIVESTEAGTATRDVGIILASQKVEHYEIATYGGIYQLAVTLGLDEVAELLAQTLAEEKAADQKLSDVAESSVNYKAAEEA
- a CDS encoding ATP-binding protein — translated: MEKLKDTFFRAYFTMNVPRIIVRTDASVYTVISINDSFSRLTGIAEAHASGQSLFDLLKLEKDGTNGQQQLLDSCLAYAIQNNEQTNIPEFETFIISNGLRIQRWWKLELLPVIEVNGSGAYAVISVTDVTEHLLIQKQLDLAKANEQSLQEELAATNEELAAANEELNATIENLRQSQENLQELNNELENKVSLRTADLLLAQAELTSQHILMETILNEVPAGICVLKGAEMNLELVNAKLLQLWKRKKNIIGKPLTEVMPELLDQEFPEILNEVYVTGSPFSKSEAYAELIIDGVKTPVYRDFSYTPIKDNQGNTHSIVALTIDVTGRALARIREQQLMEEQSAINEELSAANEELAATNEELHEAQENQDRLIAVLARSEARFRNLIIEAPVAICVLKGTDYVIDAVNDEGLKILNKQSDIIGKSLRAALSEQERRPLQELLKMVSRSGETYYGNEVRAQFESDGQPEDGYFNFIFKPVKTSQDSIEEVIIVATNVTDLVNARNEKESAEVKLGLAIEAARMGSWYINAATNALEYNPTLAVLFGYEGSEPMTYEQAISRVTDDYRQKLEWEIEQAITHGGVYDMTYTMRRFNDEKIIWLRSLGKIHQDNQGNYTIFSGVVMDITEQKQDEQRKNDFIGMVSHELKTPLTSLNGYAQILHSKAKKQEDSFAINVLSKVTDQVKRMTTLINGFLNISRLESGKIHLVLQEFYLDELVRENIEEAELLSTAHEIIFKPCAPVLVKADRDKIGSVISNMISNAIKYSPNGIKKIEIQCQTTASAAQISVKDFGMGIAAADIPKLFDRFYRVESNQMHLISGFGIGLYLCSEIINHHHGKIWVESEPDQGSTFHFSLPLN
- a CDS encoding acyl-CoA dehydrogenase, which produces MSITITNSVFSTFIENFRTNLKQLFHQTYNIDELSAERGLPADLLDGIMKMRPLSVAIPEEYGGRGVIVKECLSVLAAASYESLPLSLTFGINIALFLEPLSKYGDSSVKMGVFSRFLENQNMGGLMITEPNYGSDALNMKTSNKLTPDGYHIKGTKHWQGLTGMADYWLIASRKENDNGELGRDIDFFLCDNTLPGQQIKVTEYYDNPGLLMIPYGLNELDIVVPEYHKLKPESTGIKMMLDILHRSRLQFPGMGMGFIHRMLDEAVQHCNNRIVGGSNLLAMDNVQFQITRLQSAYTICSAMCARSSAISGIDHSLAAEGLEANAMKAVVTDLMQESAQLLVQLSGANGYRTSHIGGRGIMDSRPFQIFEGSNEMLYAQIADMVLRAMKKEKQSHLYEFLKLFKPTARASAHFQNDLSFTISTEIPQRKLVDLGKALARVVCAGYVLELEDKGFRKDLAEHSILSLKQEVATLICAFQFDNTITTVKDYLDGSAWFDFV